Proteins from one Deinococcus actinosclerus genomic window:
- a CDS encoding adenosylcobalamin-dependent ribonucleoside-diphosphate reductase, translated as MTTLSAQPLTNFDENAHHIAKRQYLQGTDGDLSGMFRRIATWVAGAEEAGAREHWAQAYYDLMAEKKFCPGGRVLAGAGTQHGNVLNCFVQGATEHAPHTFEGVMEVAKKLALVTKVGGGNGVNLDVYTPRAESSRPDTGVRGWVYMSAAHADVQDFIEGLMRPPTQPDGEKQPIAVRNWTRVVYGQVIKPELVALARANGVSVVKAMPEGVQAVPDDMGGIIDAARKIAEDAKTGLEPRLDLSSMRPEGAPIKGSGGTSSGPVSFLLEIFDNFLEWANRGAEASGPINTLRFVYAPVLRVVRQGGTRRGAGMATISIEHPDVLDFLTAKDLDREAAEGDISTFNISILVSSAFWDTLQAGGLWHVNAQDVPGKYYLAPQKGTFKGTLPSLPTRAEDDAQGVPVYTDRSGKTSIPAQWLWDQIAQHAWSTGEPGLIFVDRINEYSALKNLGERYQIRSTNPCGEIPLTVGEPCDLGAINLAAYVHSSTFDYDTFRADVRTAVRFLDDVLDVNVFALEDNRVASQDLRRLGLGVMGLADALIKLGLRYDSEAGRDTIYDIMSALREEAIAESERLGEERGIYPVYTRNAEQIPHAPRRNVAVLTVAPTGTTSMLMGVSSGIEPIFSPFIWRKIGSEYRALLAPLFVELLETYPAPQGMTKDGGWDWDKVTEAVSENHGSVVGLPFIPDALQQVFVCAHDIKPVDHVRMQGTVQRAFDAEGHAANSLSKTINLPNDATVQDVQDAYSEAYKTGCKGITVYRDGSRQFQVLSTSKKKAKTEDPTPDTSASADVMGEQAEGEQQVAKAQDATTTQATAIRQQPSAPAKPHYERPTRLRGITDMVKLTDPTSGHRRSFLVTVNELGGKPVEVMVISGRAGDEANADSEALGRVVSIALQHGVPAQAIVKTLRGINGGLYGSYNGRLVGSKADLIAVALETFQKDLDAAKLPPLAGGSTDTAQPVTTSAAPSGVSVEGMGRERCPVCEEKAVIREEGCLKCQACGYSKCG; from the coding sequence GTGACCACCCTGAGCGCCCAGCCCCTGACCAACTTCGACGAGAACGCCCACCACATCGCCAAGCGGCAGTACCTGCAAGGCACGGACGGCGACCTGAGCGGCATGTTCCGCCGCATCGCCACCTGGGTGGCCGGCGCCGAGGAGGCGGGCGCGCGCGAGCACTGGGCGCAGGCGTACTACGACCTGATGGCCGAGAAGAAATTCTGCCCCGGCGGGCGCGTCCTGGCCGGCGCCGGTACGCAGCACGGCAACGTCCTGAACTGCTTCGTGCAGGGCGCCACCGAGCACGCCCCGCACACCTTCGAGGGCGTGATGGAAGTCGCGAAGAAACTCGCGCTGGTCACGAAGGTCGGCGGCGGGAACGGCGTGAACCTGGACGTGTACACGCCCCGCGCCGAGAGCAGCCGCCCCGACACCGGCGTGCGCGGCTGGGTGTACATGAGCGCCGCGCACGCGGACGTGCAGGATTTCATCGAGGGGCTGATGCGCCCCCCCACCCAGCCCGACGGCGAGAAGCAGCCCATCGCGGTGCGCAACTGGACGCGCGTGGTGTACGGGCAGGTCATCAAGCCGGAACTGGTCGCGCTGGCCCGCGCGAACGGCGTGTCCGTCGTGAAGGCCATGCCCGAGGGCGTGCAGGCCGTCCCGGACGACATGGGCGGCATCATCGACGCGGCCCGCAAGATCGCCGAGGACGCCAAGACCGGCCTGGAGCCCCGCCTGGACCTGAGCAGCATGCGGCCCGAGGGTGCCCCGATCAAGGGCTCGGGCGGCACGAGCAGCGGCCCTGTCAGCTTCCTGCTGGAGATCTTCGACAACTTCCTCGAATGGGCCAATCGCGGCGCGGAAGCGTCGGGCCCGATCAACACCCTGCGCTTCGTGTACGCTCCGGTGCTGCGCGTCGTCCGTCAGGGCGGCACCCGGCGCGGCGCGGGTATGGCGACCATCAGCATCGAGCATCCGGACGTGCTGGACTTCCTGACCGCCAAGGACCTCGACCGCGAGGCCGCCGAGGGGGACATCAGCACCTTCAACATCAGCATCCTGGTCAGCAGCGCCTTCTGGGACACCCTCCAGGCGGGCGGCCTGTGGCACGTGAACGCGCAGGACGTCCCCGGCAAGTACTACCTCGCGCCGCAGAAGGGCACGTTCAAGGGCACCCTCCCCAGCCTGCCCACCCGCGCCGAGGACGACGCGCAGGGCGTCCCCGTGTACACCGACAGGAGCGGCAAGACCAGCATCCCCGCCCAGTGGCTGTGGGATCAGATCGCGCAGCACGCCTGGAGCACCGGCGAACCCGGGCTGATCTTCGTGGACCGCATCAACGAGTACAGCGCCCTGAAGAACCTCGGCGAGCGGTACCAGATCCGCAGCACCAACCCCTGCGGCGAGATTCCCCTGACCGTCGGTGAACCCTGCGACCTGGGCGCCATCAACCTCGCGGCGTACGTGCACAGCAGCACCTTCGATTACGACACGTTCCGCGCGGACGTCCGCACCGCCGTGCGCTTCCTGGACGACGTGCTCGACGTGAACGTGTTCGCGCTGGAAGACAACCGCGTCGCCAGCCAGGACCTGCGCCGCCTGGGCCTGGGCGTCATGGGCCTCGCCGACGCCCTCATCAAACTCGGCCTGCGCTACGACAGCGAAGCGGGCCGCGACACCATCTACGACATCATGAGCGCCCTGCGCGAGGAAGCCATCGCCGAAAGCGAACGCCTCGGCGAGGAACGCGGCATCTACCCCGTGTACACCCGCAACGCCGAACAGATCCCCCACGCGCCCCGCCGCAACGTCGCCGTGCTGACCGTCGCCCCCACCGGCACCACCAGCATGCTCATGGGCGTCAGCAGCGGCATCGAACCCATCTTCAGCCCGTTCATCTGGCGCAAGATCGGCAGCGAATACCGCGCCCTCCTCGCTCCGCTGTTCGTCGAACTGCTCGAAACGTACCCCGCCCCCCAGGGCATGACGAAGGATGGCGGCTGGGACTGGGACAAGGTCACCGAAGCCGTCAGCGAAAACCACGGCTCGGTCGTCGGCCTGCCGTTCATCCCCGACGCCCTCCAGCAGGTGTTCGTCTGCGCGCACGACATCAAACCCGTCGATCACGTCCGCATGCAGGGCACCGTGCAGCGCGCCTTCGACGCCGAAGGGCACGCCGCCAACAGCCTGTCCAAGACCATCAACCTCCCCAACGACGCCACCGTCCAGGACGTGCAGGACGCCTACAGCGAAGCGTACAAGACCGGCTGCAAAGGCATCACCGTGTACCGCGACGGCTCCAGGCAGTTCCAGGTCCTGAGCACCAGCAAGAAAAAAGCCAAGACCGAAGACCCCACCCCCGACACCAGCGCCAGCGCCGACGTCATGGGCGAACAGGCAGAAGGCGAACAGCAGGTGGCCAAGGCCCAGGACGCAACTACCACCCAGGCAACTGCCATCCGCCAGCAGCCATCCGCCCCGGCGAAGCCGCACTACGAACGCCCCACCCGACTGCGCGGCATCACCGACATGGTCAAACTCACCGACCCCACCAGCGGCCACCGCCGCAGCTTCCTCGTCACCGTCAACGAACTCGGCGGCAAACCCGTCGAAGTCATGGTCATCAGCGGCCGTGCCGGCGACGAAGCGAACGCCGACAGCGAAGCCCTCGGCCGCGTCGTCAGCATCGCCCTCCAGCACGGCGTCCCCGCCCAGGCCATCGTCAAAACCCTCCGCGGCATCAACGGCGGCCTGTACGGCAGCTACAACGGCCGCCTCGTGGGCAGCAAGGCCGACCTGATCGCCGTCGCCCTGGAAACCTTCCAGAAAGACCTCGACGCCGCCAAACTCCCCCCCCTCGCCGGAGGCAGCACCGACACCGCCCAGCCCGTCACCACCAGCGCCGCGCCCAGCGGCGTCAGCGTGGAGGGCATGGGGCGTGAGCGGTGCCCGGTGTGCGAGGAGAAAGCCGTGATCCGCGAGGAAGGCTGCCTGAAATGCCAAGCCTGCGGCTACAGCAAATGCGGGTAA
- a CDS encoding NAD(P)H-dependent glycerol-3-phosphate dehydrogenase: MSALPVLGAGGWGTALAVNAARNGPVRLWARRAEFARTLAEQRVNAEYLPGVTLPAGLEVTAHLGEAITDAPFALVVVPSVGVPDLLAALPRDLGVVLCAKGLAPDGGQLSVLARQLGFMRVAVLSGPNHAEEIGRGLPAATVVASRDGGFARSVQAALMTPGLRVYTSDDETGVELGGVLKNVMAVAAGLVDGLNLGDNAKSALITRGLREMNRYLTALGAREETVYGLSGLGDLVATATSRHSRNRAAGEAIARGEHPGQGGKVVEGLRTAGLLDAWAAAHGHDLPIVRAVAHVTRGEWTPGDGVARLMEREAKPEQH; this comes from the coding sequence GTGAGCGCCCTGCCGGTGCTCGGGGCGGGCGGCTGGGGCACGGCGCTGGCGGTGAACGCGGCGCGGAACGGCCCGGTGCGGCTGTGGGCCCGCCGCGCGGAGTTCGCGCGGACGCTGGCGGAGCAGCGGGTGAACGCGGAGTACCTGCCGGGCGTGACGCTCCCGGCGGGCCTGGAGGTCACGGCGCACCTGGGCGAGGCGATCACGGACGCACCGTTCGCGCTGGTCGTGGTGCCCAGCGTGGGTGTCCCGGACCTGCTCGCGGCGCTGCCGCGTGATCTGGGTGTGGTGCTGTGCGCCAAGGGCCTCGCGCCGGACGGGGGGCAGCTGAGTGTCCTGGCGCGGCAGCTGGGCTTCATGCGCGTGGCGGTCCTGAGCGGCCCGAATCACGCCGAGGAGATCGGGCGGGGCCTGCCCGCCGCGACGGTGGTCGCCAGCCGGGACGGGGGGTTTGCGCGGTCGGTGCAGGCGGCGCTGATGACGCCGGGCCTGCGCGTGTACACCAGCGACGACGAGACCGGCGTGGAACTGGGCGGCGTGCTGAAGAACGTCATGGCGGTCGCGGCCGGACTGGTGGACGGCCTGAACCTGGGCGACAACGCCAAGTCCGCGCTGATCACGCGCGGGCTGCGCGAGATGAACCGCTACCTGACGGCGCTGGGCGCCCGCGAAGAAACGGTGTACGGCTTGAGTGGCCTGGGCGATCTGGTCGCCACGGCCACCAGTCGCCACAGCCGCAACCGCGCCGCGGGTGAGGCCATCGCGCGCGGCGAACACCCGGGGCAGGGCGGGAAGGTCGTCGAGGGCCTGCGGACGGCGGGCCTGCTGGACGCGTGGGCGGCGGCGCACGGGCACGACCTGCCGATCGTGCGGGCCGTGGCGCACGTCACGCGGGGCGAGTGGACGCCGGGGGACGGCGTGGCCCGACTGATGGAACGCGAGGCGAAACCCGAGCAGCACTGA
- a CDS encoding class I SAM-dependent DNA methyltransferase, with amino-acid sequence MQRQPFTALAAVYDAIMADVEYDHWADFVLTYARDGGLGSPSRALDLACGTGGFTRELRAAGWDVSGLDFSEAMLTEARSRLPGVPFVQGDLRTFDLGERFGLVTCVFDSLNNLLTPGDLGAALSRARAHLSPGGLLAFDVNTRLGVRELWEGDAIEGLAPLPDGGEVHYHWSHHYDAEEDVGVVQAFCRVDDQEFVETHRERGYDPADLEPLLSAAGFARWEIVEYPDYAPPEPDAPRVWVFAWAGEV; translated from the coding sequence ATGCAGAGGCAGCCGTTTACCGCTCTGGCGGCCGTGTATGACGCGATCATGGCGGACGTGGAGTATGACCACTGGGCGGATTTCGTCCTGACGTACGCGCGGGACGGTGGGCTGGGCTCGCCGTCCCGCGCGCTGGATCTGGCGTGTGGGACGGGCGGTTTCACGCGCGAACTGCGCGCGGCGGGCTGGGACGTGTCGGGTCTGGATTTCAGCGAGGCGATGCTCACCGAGGCGCGGTCGCGGCTGCCGGGCGTGCCGTTCGTGCAGGGGGACCTGCGGACTTTCGATCTCGGGGAGCGGTTCGGGCTGGTGACGTGCGTGTTCGACAGCCTGAACAACCTGCTGACGCCGGGGGATCTGGGCGCGGCGCTGTCGCGGGCGCGGGCACACCTGAGCCCCGGCGGGCTGCTGGCGTTCGACGTGAACACCCGTCTGGGCGTGCGGGAACTGTGGGAGGGGGACGCCATTGAGGGGCTCGCGCCGCTGCCGGACGGTGGGGAGGTGCACTACCACTGGTCGCACCACTACGACGCGGAAGAGGATGTGGGCGTGGTGCAGGCGTTCTGCCGGGTGGACGATCAGGAGTTCGTGGAGACGCACCGCGAGCGAGGGTACGACCCGGCGGACCTGGAGCCGCTGCTCTCGGCGGCGGGGTTCGCGCGCTGGGAGATCGTGGAGTACCCGGACTACGCCCCGCCGGAACCGGATGCGCCGCGCGTGTGGGTGTTCGCCTGGGCAGGTGAGGTGTGA
- a CDS encoding type II secretion system protein has translation MLIVIAIIGILVAITIPALIGAQKRSYDTGAQACAKSIETVQAISQIDRKTYMIVGTGPDSLNSLTDGINAACKSENVYIKDRSSPTTLVSQYAIDVWNRRGSRVFTVTPTALSADMPGATAFSDTGAGGTHLP, from the coding sequence TTGCTTATCGTTATCGCCATCATCGGTATCTTGGTCGCCATTACGATCCCAGCTCTTATCGGCGCTCAGAAACGCTCATACGATACGGGTGCGCAGGCGTGCGCTAAAAGCATAGAGACCGTGCAGGCAATCTCACAAATAGACCGGAAGACCTACATGATAGTTGGTACCGGACCGGATAGCCTGAACTCCTTGACTGATGGCATCAACGCGGCCTGCAAGTCAGAGAACGTCTACATCAAAGATCGCAGTTCACCGACTACTTTGGTGTCGCAGTACGCTATTGATGTCTGGAATCGTCGTGGCAGCCGGGTCTTCACTGTCACACCGACTGCCCTGAGTGCTGACATGCCGGGCGCGACAGCTTTTTCGGATACGGGCGCTGGCGGCACTCACCTTCCCTGA
- a CDS encoding O-antigen ligase family protein: MPASIASDEFVPLRLYSLVIFIFLMAILKSINFKQGGTEEVFKKIFKTPIHILFYLLFIASTVMSSIFSVDPSASWFGVYSMRTGGIFLIICLFIFLIYNTAKNFSWTPFIFSIFIINLITISEYLGFRPLAFILERSISLTSLFPAATIGLRQHLAGLLTFTTLLIIPIYIKRNLDYKFWLYLVISSVALGCTNNTSSYSAILGTALFLILSRKRHRLHHIMIPVVIFSSMLLYKPLKNLSDYLAANGVVNKSTANKVITNPTTFKTRLILWESATQMTLKKPILGWGLQTFNNQWYNNISQNKGDRLFRMELGLSDNQKMVRINDSAAYKNTKGETEQVILNYTSSHSALLDLAYSQGILGVGLFLTAILLSIFRNPNFSTSHIAYMSVPLIGYSIYLIAWFITVPTTSLVVIITGILWNKNLYSDRVLLNNSEKYPSTGGDI, translated from the coding sequence ATGCCAGCAAGCATCGCCTCAGATGAATTTGTGCCGTTAAGATTATACTCTTTAGTAATTTTTATTTTTCTTATGGCAATTCTAAAGTCTATAAATTTTAAACAAGGTGGCACGGAGGAAGTTTTTAAAAAAATATTTAAAACACCAATACATATATTATTCTACTTACTCTTTATTGCCTCAACAGTTATGTCAAGTATTTTTTCTGTTGACCCAAGTGCTTCTTGGTTTGGCGTTTATTCAATGCGGACTGGGGGTATATTTTTAATTATATGTTTATTTATTTTCTTAATATACAATACGGCAAAAAATTTTAGCTGGACGCCATTTATTTTTTCAATTTTCATAATCAATCTGATAACCATTTCAGAGTATTTAGGTTTCAGGCCACTGGCCTTCATTTTGGAAAGAAGTATTTCACTTACATCCCTTTTCCCTGCAGCAACCATAGGACTAAGACAACATCTAGCTGGCTTGCTTACATTCACCACGCTCCTTATAATACCTATATATATTAAAAGAAATTTAGATTATAAATTTTGGCTATATTTAGTTATTAGCAGTGTTGCACTTGGATGCACCAATAATACATCATCCTATTCCGCAATTTTGGGAACAGCATTATTTCTTATTCTTTCTAGGAAACGTCATAGGCTGCATCATATTATGATTCCGGTCGTTATATTTTCCTCTATGTTATTATATAAACCTCTCAAAAACTTATCAGACTATCTTGCAGCTAATGGAGTAGTTAATAAATCTACAGCGAATAAGGTAATCACCAATCCAACAACATTTAAAACGAGACTTATATTATGGGAATCCGCAACTCAAATGACATTAAAGAAGCCAATTTTAGGCTGGGGCTTACAAACTTTCAATAACCAGTGGTACAATAATATATCTCAAAATAAAGGAGATCGCTTATTCAGAATGGAACTGGGATTGTCAGATAATCAGAAAATGGTAAGGATTAACGATTCGGCCGCTTATAAAAATACGAAGGGCGAGACCGAACAGGTCATTCTCAACTACACCTCTTCACACAGCGCACTTCTAGACTTGGCATACAGCCAAGGTATTTTAGGAGTTGGATTATTCCTTACGGCTATCCTGCTATCTATCTTTAGAAATCCTAACTTTTCAACATCACACATAGCATATATGTCCGTTCCTCTTATTGGCTATTCAATATATTTAATTGCTTGGTTTATAACTGTCCCGACAACATCCTTGGTTGTAATCATCACAGGCATACTATGGAACAAGAACTTATATTCAGATAGGGTACTCCTCAACAATTCAGAGAAATACCCATCTACTGGGGGTGACATTTGA
- a CDS encoding type IV pilin protein: MKNTTQGFTLIELLIVIAIIGILAAVLIPNLLGAQKRAYDTGAQACAKSLQTALATQQIDKQTYAGPTSKADLIALDGASAGCSKNEIAMGVTAANFTVSNYSFTISDTRGKTTYTVTPSNISGN; encoded by the coding sequence ATGAAGAACACCACCCAAGGCTTCACCCTGATCGAGCTGCTCATCGTCATCGCCATCATCGGCATCCTCGCGGCCGTGCTGATCCCCAACCTGCTCGGCGCCCAGAAGCGTGCCTACGACACCGGCGCCCAGGCCTGCGCCAAGAGCCTCCAGACCGCGCTGGCCACCCAGCAGATCGACAAGCAGACTTACGCTGGCCCCACCAGCAAGGCCGACCTGATCGCTCTGGACGGTGCGAGCGCCGGCTGCTCTAAGAACGAGATCGCAATGGGTGTCACTGCCGCCAACTTCACGGTGTCCAACTACAGCTTCACCATCAGCGACACCCGCGGTAAAACCACCTACACGGTTACCCCCAGTAACATCTCCGGCAACTGA
- the dnaB gene encoding replicative DNA helicase: MELTPRVPPHSNDAEISVLGSILLDNDTLNTLGDTVTPEMFYREGHRKIFTAMRTLQERGEPVDLVTLSEDLRVKGMLDEVGGLTYLIGLSDQVPTAAYAEHYARIVQEKATLRALISASGKAMQLAYEAQLPLEDLLDRAEKMIFEVAEQKKKGEAFQAMNEVVTETFEYITLLHQNKGIPDGVSTGFRDLDEQISGLQKGSLNVLAARPSMGKTAFALSIAQNVALRGEKAVAVFSLEMPAVQLALRMLCSEARVDMNRIRSGQLNERDFERLAHAAGRLADAPMIIDDEADLTLNNLRSKLRRIAAQHGRLGLVVIDYLQLMSGSKGGGGTENRQQEISTISRGLKGLAREMEVPIIVLSQLSRAVEQRPNHRPMLSDLRESGAIEQDADIVMFIYRDEYYNKETDQQGIAEIIVGKQRNGPVGTVKLQFHSAHVRFNDLAPEGV, translated from the coding sequence TTGGAACTCACGCCACGCGTTCCGCCGCACAGCAACGACGCTGAGATCAGCGTGCTGGGCAGCATTCTGCTGGACAACGACACCCTGAATACCCTGGGCGACACGGTCACGCCGGAGATGTTCTACCGCGAGGGGCACCGCAAGATCTTCACCGCCATGCGCACGCTGCAGGAGCGTGGCGAGCCGGTGGATCTGGTGACGCTCAGCGAGGACCTGCGGGTCAAGGGCATGCTGGATGAGGTGGGGGGTCTGACGTACCTGATCGGCCTGTCGGATCAGGTGCCGACGGCCGCGTACGCCGAGCACTACGCGCGCATCGTGCAGGAGAAGGCCACGCTGCGCGCGCTGATCAGCGCGTCCGGGAAGGCCATGCAGCTGGCGTACGAGGCGCAGCTGCCGCTGGAGGATCTGCTCGACCGCGCGGAGAAGATGATCTTCGAGGTCGCGGAGCAGAAGAAGAAGGGTGAGGCGTTCCAGGCGATGAACGAGGTCGTCACGGAGACCTTCGAGTACATCACGCTGCTGCACCAGAACAAGGGCATCCCGGACGGGGTGAGTACCGGCTTCCGCGACCTGGACGAGCAGATCTCGGGGTTGCAGAAGGGCAGCCTGAACGTGCTCGCGGCGCGTCCCTCGATGGGGAAGACGGCGTTCGCGCTGTCCATCGCGCAGAACGTCGCGCTGCGCGGCGAGAAGGCCGTCGCGGTGTTCAGTCTGGAAATGCCCGCCGTGCAGCTCGCGCTGCGCATGCTGTGCAGTGAGGCGCGCGTGGACATGAACCGCATCCGCTCTGGGCAGCTGAATGAGCGGGACTTCGAGCGGCTGGCGCACGCGGCGGGCCGGCTGGCGGACGCGCCGATGATCATTGACGACGAGGCGGACCTGACGCTGAACAACCTGCGGAGCAAGCTGCGGCGGATCGCGGCGCAGCACGGGCGGCTGGGACTGGTCGTCATCGACTACCTCCAGCTCATGTCGGGCAGCAAGGGCGGCGGCGGCACTGAGAACCGCCAGCAGGAGATCAGCACCATCTCGCGTGGCCTGAAGGGGCTGGCGCGCGAGATGGAGGTGCCGATCATCGTGCTCTCGCAGCTGTCGCGCGCCGTCGAGCAGCGCCCCAACCACCGCCCCATGCTGTCGGACCTGCGTGAATCGGGCGCGATCGAGCAGGACGCGGACATCGTGATGTTCATCTACCGTGACGAGTACTACAACAAGGAAACCGATCAGCAGGGCATCGCGGAGATCATTGTCGGCAAGCAGCGCAACGGCCCGGTCGGCACGGTGAAGTTGCAGTTCCACAGCGCGCACGTCCGCTTCAACGACCTCGCGCCGGAGGGCGTGTAA
- a CDS encoding NUDIX hydrolase, producing MAEEQVKGAQQGGGQRRRRRRRGTGGAQARPGQVTNTTATPVPAAPSKRGQKRPLADPRIGVGCIVLRGDEILLVRERGRWSLPKGGLEAGELVQDGARRETFEETGLVVELRDLAFIVEFQAVTWGHHLQFFYTGREVGGKLEPRDPDRDVQEARFVPIRQLREFIRFRPRLVALETWLRERRPRHFVFNLDKEPAMLRKRRRVGEPSPGARAPEPEFTDEPDL from the coding sequence ATGGCGGAAGAACAGGTCAAGGGAGCTCAGCAGGGCGGCGGGCAGCGTCGCCGCCGTCGCCGCCGGGGCACCGGGGGGGCGCAGGCGCGGCCCGGTCAGGTCACGAACACGACCGCCACGCCGGTCCCGGCGGCGCCCAGCAAACGCGGGCAGAAGCGCCCGCTGGCCGACCCGCGCATCGGGGTGGGCTGCATCGTGCTGCGCGGGGACGAGATCCTGCTCGTGCGCGAGCGGGGCCGCTGGTCGCTGCCCAAGGGTGGCCTGGAGGCCGGGGAGCTCGTGCAGGACGGCGCCCGGCGCGAGACCTTCGAGGAGACCGGACTGGTCGTGGAACTGCGCGACCTGGCGTTCATCGTGGAATTCCAGGCGGTCACGTGGGGCCACCACCTCCAGTTCTTCTACACCGGGCGTGAGGTGGGCGGGAAGCTGGAGCCGCGCGACCCCGACCGGGACGTGCAGGAGGCGCGTTTCGTGCCGATCCGGCAGCTGCGGGAATTCATCCGTTTCCGGCCCCGGCTGGTGGCGCTGGAGACGTGGCTGCGCGAGCGCCGTCCGAGGCACTTCGTGTTCAACCTGGACAAGGAACCCGCGATGCTGCGTAAGCGCCGCCGGGTGGGCGAGCCCTCGCCGGGCGCCCGTGCGCCGGAACCGGAGTTCACGGACGAACCGGACCTGTAA
- a CDS encoding SDR family NAD(P)-dependent oxidoreductase, whose product MTQQTPIAAVPADTPVGEVLAGQVIAVTGADQGYGRTISAALARAGASVVLIGNNSETLAAAASQLEQAGGNAIPIKADVGVPLDWLSAQTRILDIYGALHGIVHLADKRAHAEFTMLSENEWMDLFNCNVKSSVAITQILRRRLPGTWLTIIGPHTDERGLHVHPQRGAVQGLVEHAHREQLRLNLLLPSRGSSGEDALDRPVANAVLALAAPGMSALRGNVIEVPLPAVPKLRVQEDYPL is encoded by the coding sequence ATGACCCAGCAGACCCCCATCGCTGCCGTGCCCGCAGACACCCCCGTCGGTGAAGTGCTGGCCGGCCAGGTGATCGCCGTCACCGGGGCGGATCAGGGGTACGGGCGCACCATCAGTGCCGCCCTGGCCCGCGCCGGTGCCAGCGTCGTCCTGATCGGCAACAACAGCGAGACCCTCGCCGCCGCCGCCAGCCAGCTCGAACAGGCCGGCGGCAACGCCATTCCCATCAAGGCCGACGTGGGCGTGCCCCTGGACTGGCTGAGCGCCCAGACCCGCATCCTCGACATCTACGGCGCGCTGCACGGCATCGTGCACCTGGCGGACAAACGCGCGCACGCCGAATTCACCATGCTCAGCGAGAACGAGTGGATGGACCTGTTCAACTGCAACGTCAAGAGCAGCGTGGCCATCACGCAGATCCTCCGCCGCCGCCTGCCCGGCACCTGGCTGACCATCATCGGCCCGCACACCGACGAACGCGGCCTGCACGTCCACCCGCAGCGCGGCGCCGTGCAGGGCCTCGTGGAGCACGCCCACCGCGAGCAGCTGCGCCTGAACCTCCTGCTGCCCTCGCGCGGCAGCAGCGGCGAGGACGCCCTCGACCGCCCGGTCGCCAACGCGGTCCTGGCCCTGGCCGCGCCCGGCATGAGCGCCCTGCGCGGCAACGTCATCGAGGTGCCCCTCCCGGCCGTGCCGAAACTGCGCGTGCAGGAGGACTACCCCCTGTGA
- the nrdR gene encoding transcriptional regulator NrdR: MRCPYCSAPDSKVVNSRPSDDGASIRRRRECLNCARRFTTYERAQLEPLMVVKRSGPREAFNPDKLLRGLVLATEKRPVDQDLLRAFAYGFEDEVQTGEIRSEEIGRRAMTFLRPLDDVAYIRFASVYRDFDSLERFIEEIRGLKDEQ; this comes from the coding sequence ATGAGATGCCCGTACTGCTCCGCGCCGGACAGCAAGGTCGTGAACTCCCGGCCCAGCGACGACGGCGCCAGCATCCGCCGCCGCCGCGAGTGCCTGAACTGCGCCCGGCGCTTCACCACCTACGAACGCGCGCAGCTCGAACCGCTGATGGTTGTCAAACGCAGCGGCCCGCGCGAGGCGTTCAACCCCGACAAGCTGCTGCGCGGGCTGGTGCTCGCCACCGAGAAACGCCCGGTGGATCAGGATCTGCTGCGCGCCTTCGCGTACGGTTTCGAGGACGAGGTGCAGACCGGCGAGATCCGCAGCGAGGAGATCGGCCGCCGCGCCATGACCTTCCTGCGCCCCCTGGACGACGTGGCGTACATCCGCTTCGCGAGCGTGTACCGCGACTTCGACAGCCTGGAGCGCTTCATCGAGGAGATCCGCGGCCTGAAAGACGAGCAGTGA